One Hevea brasiliensis isolate MT/VB/25A 57/8 chromosome 6, ASM3005281v1, whole genome shotgun sequence genomic window, NNNNNNNNNNNNNNNNNNNNNNNNNNNNNNNNNNNNNNNNNNNNNNNNNNNNNNNNNNNNNNNNNNNNNNNNNNNNNNNNNNNNNNNNNNNNNNNNNNNNNNNNNNNNNNNNNNNNNNNNNNNNNNNNNNNNNNNNNNNNNNNNNNNNNNNNNNNNNNNNNNNNNNNNNNNNNNNNNNNNNNNNNNNNNNNNNNNNNNNNNNNNNNNNNNNNNNNNNNNNNNNNNNNNNNNNNNNNNNNNNNNNNNNNNNNNNNNNNNNNNNNNNNNNNNNNNNNNNNNNNNNNNNNNNNNNNNNNNNNNNNNNNNNNNNNNNNNNNNNNNNNNNNNNNNNNNNNNNNNNNNNNNNNNNNNNNNNNNNNNNNNNNNNNNNNNNNNNNNNNNNNNNNNNNNNNNNNNNNNNNNNNNNNNNNNNNNNNNNNNNNNNNNNNNNNNNNNNNNNNNNNNNNNNNNNNNNNNNNNNNNNNNNNNNNNNNNNNNNNNNNNNNNNNNNNNNNNNNNNNNNNNNNNNNNNNNNNNNNNNNNNNNNNNNNNNNNNNNNNNNNNNNNNNNNNNNNNNNNNNNNNNNNNNNNNNNNNNNNNNNNNNNNNNNNNNNNNNNNNNNNNNNNNNNNNNNNNNNNNNNNNNNNNNNNNNNNNNNNNNNNNNNNNNNNNNNNNNNNNNNNNNNNNNNNNNNNNNNNNNNNNNNNNNNNNNNNNNNNNNNNNNNNNNNNNNNNNNNNNNNNNNNNNNNNNNNNNNNNNNNNNNNNNNNNNNNNNNNNNNNNNNNNNNNNNNNNNNNNNNNNNNNNNNNNNNNNNNNNNNNNNNNNNNNNNNNNNNNNNNNNNNNNNNNNNNNNNNNNNNNNNNNNNNNNNNNNNNNNNNNNNNNNNNNNNNNNNNNNNNNNNNNNNNNNNNNNNNNNNNNNNNNNNNNNNNNNNNNNNNNNNNNNNNNNNNNNNNNNNNNNNNNNNNNNNNNNNNNNNNNNNNNNNNNNNNNNNNNNNNNNNNNNNNNNNNNNNNNNNNNNNNNNNNNNNNNNNNNNNNNNNNNNNNNNNNNNNNNNNNNNNNNNNNNNNNNNNNNNNNNNNNNNNNNNNNNNNNNNNNNNNNNNNNNNNNNNNNNNNNNNNNNNNNNNNNNNNNNNNNNNNNNNNNNNNNNNNNNNNNNNNNNNNNNNNNNNNNNNNNNNNNNNNNNNNNNNNNNNNNNNNNNNNNNNNNNNNNNNNNNNNNNNNNNNNNNNNNNNNNNNNNNNNNNNNNNNNNNNNNNNNNNNNNNNNNNNNNNNNNNNNNNNNNNNNNNNNNNNNNNNNNNNNNNNNNNNNNNNNNNNNNNNNNNNNNNNNNNNNNNNNNNNNNNNNNNNNNNNNNNNNNNNNNNNNNNNNNNNNNNNNNNNNNNNNNNNNNNNNNNNNNNNNNNNNNNNNNNNNNNNNNNNNNNNNNNNNNNNNNNNNNNNNNNNNNNNNNNNNNNNNNNNNNNNNNNNNNNNNNNNNNNNNNNNNNNNNNNNNNNNNNNNNNNNNNNNNNNNNNNNNNNNNNNNNNNNNNNNNNNNNNNNNNNNNNNNNNNNNNNNNNNNNNNNNNNNNNNNNNNNNNNNNNNNNNNNNNNNNNNNNNNNNNNNNNNNNNNNNNNNNNNNNNNNNNNNNNNNNNNNNNNNNNNNNNNNNNNNNNNNNNNNNNNNNNNNNNNNNNNNNNNNNNNNNNNNNNNNNNNNNNNNNNNNNNNNNNNNNNNNNNNNNNNNNNNNNNNNNNNNNNNNNNNNNNNNNNNNNNNNNNNNNNNNNNNNNNNNNNNNNNNNNNNNNNNNNNNNNNNNNNNNNNNNNNNNNNNNNNNNNNNNNNNNNNNNNNNNNNNNNNNNNNNNNNNNNNNNNNNNNNNNNNNNNNNNNNNNNNNNNNNNNNNNNNNNNNNNNNNNNNNNNNNNNNNNNNNNNNNNNNNNNNNNNNNNNNNNNNNNNNNNNNNNNNNNNNNNNNNNNNNNNNNNNNNNNNNNNNNNNNNNNNNNNNNNNNNNNNNNNNNNNNNNNNNNNNNNNNNNNNNNNNNNNNNNNNNNNNNNNNNNNNNNNNNNNNNNNNNNNNNNNNNNNNNNNNNNNNNNNNNNNNNNNNNNNNNNNNNNNNNNNNNNNNNNNNNNNNNNNNNNNNNNNNNNNNNNNNNNNNNNNNNNNNNNNNNNNNNNNNNNNNNNNNNNNNNNNNNNNNNNNNNNNNNNNNNNNNNNNNNNNNNNNNNNNNNNNNNNNNNNNNNNNNNNNNNNNNNNNNNNNNNNNNNNNNNNNNNNNNNNNNNNNNNNNNNNNNNNNNNNNNNNNNNNNNNNNNNNNNNNNNNNNNNNNNNNNNNNNNNNNNNNNNNNNNNNNNNNNNNNNNNNNNNNNNNNNNNNNNNNNNNNNNNNNNNNNNNNNNNNNNNNNNNNNNNNNNNNNNNNNNNNNNNNNNNNNNNNNNNNNNNNNNNNNNNNNNNNNNNNNNNNNNNNNNNNNNNNNNNNNNNNNNNNNNNNNNNNNNNNNNNNNNNNNNNNNNNNNNNNNNNNNNNNNNNNNNNNNNNNNNNNNNNNNNNNNNNNNNNNNNNNNNNNNNNNNNNNNNNNNNNNNNNNNNNNNNNNNNNNNNNNNNNNNNNNNNNNNNNNNNNNNNNNNNNNNNNNNNNNNNNNNNNNNNNNNNNNNNNNNNNNNNNNNNNNNNNNNNNNNNNNNNNNNNNNNNNNNNNNNNNNNNNNNNNNNNNNNNNNNNNNNNNNNNNNNNNNNNNNNNNNNNNNNNNNNNNNNNNNNNNNNNNNNNNNNNNNNNNNNNNNNNNNNNNNNNNNNNNNNNNNNNNNNNNNNNNNNNNNNNNNNNNNNNNNNNNNNNNNNNNNNNNNNNNNNNNNNNNNNNNNNNNNNNNNNNNNNNNNNNNNNNNNNNNNNNNNNNNNNNNNNNNNNNNNNNNNNNNNNNNNNNNNNNNNNNNNNNNNNNNNNNNNNNNNNNNNNNNNNNNNNNNNNNNNNNNNNNNNNNNNNNNNNNNNNNNNNNNNNNNNNNNNNNNNNNNNNNNNNNNNNNNNNNNNNNNNNNNNNNNNNNNNNNNNNNNNNNNNNNNNNNNNNNNNNNNNNNNNNNNNNNNNNNNNNNNNNNNNNNNNNNNNNNNNNNNNNNNNNNNNNNNNNNNNNNNNNNNNNNNNNNNNNNNNNNNNNNNNNNNNNNNNNNNNNNNNNNNNNNNNNNNNNNNNNNNNNNNNNNNNNNNNNNNNNNNNNNNNNNNNNNNNNNNNNNNNNNNNNNNNNNNNNNNNNNNNNNNNNNNNNNNNNNNNNNNNNNNNNNNNNNNNNNNNNNNNNNNNNNNNNNNNNNNNNNNNNNNNNNNNNNNNNNNNNNNNNNNNNNNNNNNNNNNNNNNNNNNNNNNNNNNNNNNNNNNNNNNNNNNNNNNNNNNNNNNNNNNNNNNNNNNNNNNNNNNNNNNNNNNNNNNNNNNNNNNNNNNNNNNNNNNNNNNNNNNNNNNNNNNNNNNNNNNNNNNNNNNNNNNNNNNNNNNNNNNNNNNNNNNNNNNNNNNNNNNNNNNNNNNNNNNNNNNNNNNNNNNNNNNNNNNNNNNNNNNNNNNNNNNNNNNNNNNNNNNNNNNNNNNNNNNNNNNNNNNNNNNNNNNNNNNNNNNNNNNNNNNNNNNNNNNNNNNNNNNNNNNNNNNNNNNNNNNNNNNNNNNNNNNNNNNNNNNNNNNNNNNNNNNNNNNNNNNNNNNNNNNNNNNNNNNNNNNNNNNNNNNNNNNNNNNNNNNNNNNNNNNNNNNNNNNNNNNNNNNNNNNNNNNNNNNNNNNNNNNNNNNNNNNNNNNNNNNNNNNNNNNNNNNNNNNNNNNNNNNNNNNNNNNNNNNNNNNNNNNNNNNNNNNNNNNNNNNNNNNNNNNNNNNNNNNNNNNNNNNNNNNNNNNNNNNNNNNNNNNNNNNNNNNNNNNNNNNNNNNNNNNNNNNNNNNNNNNNNNNNNNNNNNNNNNNNNNNNNNNNNNNNNNNNNNNNNNNNNNNNNNNNNNNNNNNNNNNNNNNNNNNNNNNNNNNNNNNNNNNNNNNNNNNNNNNNNNNNNNNNNNNNNNNNNNNNNNNNNNNNNNNNNNNNNNNNNNNNNNNNNNNNNNNNNNNNNNNNNNNNNNNNNNNNNNNNNNNNNNNNNNNNNNNNNNNNNNNNNNNNNNNNNNNNNNNNNNNNNNNNNNNNNNNNNNNNNNNNNNNNNNNNNNNNNNNNNNNNNNNNNNNNNNNNNNNNNNNNNNNNNNNNNNNNNNNNNNNNNNNNNNNNNNNNNNNNNNNNNNNNNNNNNNNNNNNNNNNNNNNNNNNNNNNNNNNNNNNNNNNNNNNNNNNNNNNNNNNNNNNNNNNNNNNNNNNNNNNNNNNNNNNNNNNNNNNNNNNNNNNNNNNNNNNNNNNNNNNNNNNNNNNNNNNNNNNNNNNNNNNNNNNNNNNNNNNNNNNNNNNNNNNNNNNNNNNNNNNNNNNNNNNNNNNNNNNNNNNNNNNNNNNNNNNNNNNNNNNNNNNNNNNNNNNNNNNNNNNNNNNNNNNNNNNNNNNNNNNNNNNNNNNNNNNNNNNNNNNNNNNNNNNNNNNNNNNNNNNNNNNNNNNNNNNNNNNNNNNNNNNNNNNNNNNNNNNNNNNNNNNNNNNNNNNNNNNNNNNNNNNNNNNNNNNNNNNNNNNNNNNNNNNNNNNNNNNNNNNNNNNNNNNNNNNNNNNNNNNNNNNNNNNNNNNNNNNNNNNNNNNNNNNNNNNNNNNNNNNNNNNNNNNNNNNNNNNNNNNNNNNNNNNNNNNNNNNNNNNNNNNNNNNNNNNNNNNNNNNNNNNNNNNNNNNNNNNNNNNNNNNNNNNNNNNNNNNNNNNNNNNNNNNNNNNNNNNNNNNNNNNNNNNNNNNNNNNNNNNNNNNNNNNNNNNNNNNNNNNNNNNNNNNNNNNNNNNNNNNNNNNNNNNNNNNNNNNNNNNNNNNNNNNNNNNNNNNNNNNNNNNNNNNNNNNNNNNNNNNNNNNNNNNNNNNNNNNNNNNNNNNNNNNNNNNNNNNNNNNNNNNNNNNNNNNNNNNNNNNNNNNNNNNNNNNNNNNNNNNNNNNNNNNNNNNNNNNNNNNNNNNNNNNNNNNNNNNNNNNNNNNNNNNNNNNNNNNNNNNNNNNNNNNNNNNNNNNNNNNNNNNNNNNNNNNNNNNNNNNNNNNNNNNNNNNNNNNNNNNNNNNNNNNNNNNNNNNNNNNNNNNNNNNNNNNNNNNNNNNNNNNNNNNNNNNNNNNNNNNNNNNNNNNNNNNNNNNNNNNNNNNNNNNNNNNNNNNNNNNNNNNNNNNNNNNNNNNNNNNNNNNNNNNNNNNNNNNNNNNNNNNNNNNNNNNNNNNNNNNNNNNNNNNNNNNNNNNNNNNNNNNNNNNNNNNNNNNNNNNNNNNNNNNNNNNNNNNNNNNNNNNNNTCTTAGTATTGAAGATGTAGTATTGAAActtaagcatggcaatgatgaaGAATTTAGGGTTGCACTTTGGGGATTGCGTGATTTCATTAAGAATCAAACTATTGATAAAGAGTGGATTAATGATGAAGGAGTTATTCCAATTTTGTTTAATCGGTTGGGCTCAATCAAGCCTCACAGCCGGTTGACTATCATTCAAATACTGAGAATCCTTGCTTCTGTTAATAATGAAAACAAGGTGAACCACAGGAAAATTGATTGTTTTTATCTTTGTGATTTGGTTTCAAATGTGAAAATCTCAACTTGTTAGCTATCTTACATTTTGTGGTAGCGTGCAGGAAAAGATGGCAGATGTTGGATCTTTATCACTATTGGTGAAATCTTTGATACGAGAAGTGGATGAGCGAAGGGAAGCTGTAGGGCTTTTATTGGAACTCTCAGAGATTTCTGCAGTTCGGCGGCGTATTGGAAGAATTCAAGGCTGTATTGTTATGCTAGTTGCTATGCTTAATGGGGATGACCCAACTGCTTGTCATGATGCAGGAAAGTTGTTGATTGCATTGTCAAGCAATATCCAAAATGCGCTTCATATGGCTGAGGCTGGTTACTTCAAACCTTTAGTGCATTACCTAAAGGAAGGTAACACTAGAGCTTCTTTTCACTTTGTGGTTAAGCTTTCTAGTTCACCATGTTACTGAGATTTTGCTGTTGCTTTATGTGCCTTTGAATTCCAAAGCATTGAGTTTTATGAGTTGGGATGTTATTAATCATGTATTGAGATTACTTGTTGGCAAACTTAATGAGTTTGGAAAAGTTGGTCTCAAACGTGGAAAACTCCAATCATTCAAATGATCTAATACTAGAGTATCGACAGGAAATGATATTGAGTTTATTAGATAAAGAGCAAAAAGTAGCAAGACAAGTTATGTCTATAACTTCATTTAGGATGCTTTAAGAGGGATAAACTAAGGTCTTTAAATTGCATTCAATCTCAGATTGCTGGTTATTGACAGTCTCCCTTGACAGATTGATTAAAAGTTTATGCATTAATTGTTTGTAGAAAGATACCTAGCACATATTCTTGTTGAAGGACCATATAAATGTTGGGTGATCAAAGAATTGGAACTTTTAACTTCTCTGCATCTCATCTTACTAATCTGAATTGCAAATAAAATTATCCAAATTTATTATTACAAAATGATGAACTTGTCTATCTTGTTGTTGTCTAAATGCAGTCATCTTGTTTTTTTCAGGCTCTGATATGAGTAAGATCCTCATGGCAACAGCAATTTCAAGAATCGAGCTCACAGATCAAAGTAGAGCTTCCCTTGGTGAAGATGGGGCAATTGAACCCCTAGTCAAACTGTTTAAAGCTGGAAAGCTTGAAGCCAAGTTATCTGCGTTAAATGCATTGCAAAATTTATCAATGTTGACGGAAAACATACAGCGTCTAATCAGTTCAGGCATTGTAGTACCCCTGCTTCAGCTACTATTCTCTGTCACATCTGTGCTCATGACTCTTCGGGAGCCAGCATCAGCCATACTCGCACGGATAGCTCAATCTGAATCTATTCTGGTTAACCAAGATGTTGCTCAGCAGATGCTCTCTCTTTTAAATCTGTCCAGTCCGGTAATTCAGTTTCACCTCTTACAAGCACTCAATAGCATTGCTTCCCATTCTAGGGCAACTAAAGTAAGGAAAAAGATGAAGGAAAATGGTGCATTCCAGCTTCTTTTGCTCTTCCTTACAGAAACTAATATGAAAAACAGAACTGCTGCCTTAAATTTGCTTTACACTCTTTCTAAAGACTTACCAGAAGAATTGATGGAACAGCTCGGAGAATATCATCTTAATAACATTGTAAATATCGTCTCTTCGTCGACATCTGAGGGTGAAAAAGCTGCTGCTGTTGGAATACTGAATAATCTCCCTGTTGGTAATAAGAAAGCAACAGATGTACTTAAGAAATCTAACTTGCTGCCCATTCTGATCTCGATAATAAGTTCAAGTGAA contains:
- the LOC110666565 gene encoding U-box domain-containing protein 44, yielding MARLDSAVGLMQDISLISLISYETQSFNSETCLIEDVVLKLKHGNDEEFRVALWGLRDFIKNQTIDKEWINDEGVIPILFNRLGSIKPHSRLTIIQILRILASVNNENKEKMADVGSLSLLVKSLIREVDERREAVGLLLELSEISAVRRRIGRIQGCIVMLVAMLNGDDPTACHDAGKLLIALSSNIQNALHMAEAGYFKPLVHYLKEGSDMSKILMATAISRIELTDQSRASLGEDGAIEPLVKLFKAGKLEAKLSALNALQNLSMLTENIQRLISSGIVVPLLQLLFSVTSVLMTLREPASAILARIAQSESILVNQDVAQQMLSLLNLSSPVIQFHLLQALNSIASHSRATKVRKKMKENGAFQLLLLFLTETNMKNRTAALNLLYTLSKDLPEELMEQLGEYHLNNIVNIVSSSTSEGEKAAAVGILNNLPVGNKKATDVLKKSNLLPILISIISSSESTSTPTTSWLMENIAGIFIHFTVPSDKKLQLLSAELGVIPLLVKLLSSGSLVAKCRAATSLAQLSQNSLALRKSRKSRWTCMPHSAEAFCEVHDGYCIVKSTFCLVKAGAICPLIKILEGEEREADEAVLDALATLLQDEIWESGSNYIARMSVSKAIIKVLESGNAKAQEKALWILERIFRIEEHRTQYGESTQVVLIDLAQNGDPRLKSTVAKVLVQLELLQDQSGYF